The DNA window ACTTGTGTTGAAGTCTAAAAATGGGATCAACTTGCAGCTCAGGAAGCTCCTCTAATCCTTGTAGGAACAAGGGCAATCTCAGAGGGCCTCGGCCTGCCATCCTGTCTTGCTGTCACTCTCTCCTGTCCTTGCCTCTTTGCCCACTTCCTGCTTTGATCTGCCTGCCACCAGTGTGCCTCATCTTCTGCCTCCTGCCCAGCTGACTTTCTGTCCTCCTCTCACCTTTCTGGAGGCTCCCTATCTGCtcatctctccatctgtctctgACCCTCTGTATCTGACCCACTGTCCACCTGTATCCTGATTGCCTGCTCTCCTCCAGTCTGTCTAGTCTTTCCTGTGTTTCTCCCCTTCTGCCTGCCCGTCTGTACCTGTACTCACTTCCTTTTGCTGATAAAATAATTTGCCACTGCCTTAGGGACTTAGAACAACACAAAGTTATTCTCTGATGGCTCTGGAGTGAGAAGCCTGAAAGGGGTTTCCCTGGACAAAATAACATGTTGGTGGGGCCCCTCTCCAGGGATCTAGGACAGGATACTGCTCcttgccttttctgcatctaaaGCTACAATCCTtgcattccttggctcctggGCCCTCCTCCCTACATGAATCCAGCAACATCTTCAAACGTCCCTTTGCTTCTGTCTTCACATCGCCTTCTCTTTCATCAGGACCTTTGTGATTAGATGAACAACTCAGATAAGACAGGCTTGTTCTCCTGATCTGGGGATTAGGACGAGGACACCTGGGCAGCCATTGCTGGACCTGCTAAGTCCTGTGACCAGCATCAGCCTGTCCCCCGCTCTCTCCCGTGTGTGATGGGTCTTCCTGTGTGTCAGCCACGTGGcttcccctctctttccctccctggaTATTGACTGTGTGTGTCTTCTCTGAAAGGAGCTggatgaaacagaagagagaggaagggagggaagacagTGGAGAAGAGGAGGGGAGATGACATCTGGGGAAAGTGTGCCTGGCCCCCCTGCAGCCTCACACTCTGGGGTCCCTCATGCCCCACACCCTGCCTGGTATCTGAGGCCCGCATGACAGCTGAGTCAGGAGAAAGGGCTCATCTCCAAAGGCTCAGAGGAAAGGCGCTCACACCagcacctgccagggcaggagccTCCTGCTCTTCTGTGGTGGCTTCTTCACCACATCTGTAGAGGGGCCCAGCCAGCACCCACCCTGTGCTGAGTAGGGAAGACTTTACAGGCTTGGCCAGGTACAAGGGTCTCCTTCACCCCAGAAGAGATTTGAGCAGAGCCCAGCCTGGCCAGGTCACCAGTCCCCTTCCTCACAGGCAGGGCCTGACTCCTCTGAGGACAAGAGTGGGTGGCTAAATTGGAAGGCCTGGGAGGAACCAGCTGGGCACAAGGCTTGGCTGTTGGGAACAGATGTCAGACCCACATCCAGGACAGCTGGTGGCACCTCCCCCCCCAGGATAGCACCTTGGAGTCCCTGGCATGCGGCCTGGCCACTCTGAGTGAGGACAGGCTTCTTCAACCCTGCCATTCCTGGAGACCATGTTGGGGCCTGTGCTCCTGACCCTGGGCACTGACCAGAACCAGGCCCCTTGAACTCCTCCTCCAGCTCTCTGCACCCAGCCCTGCTCTCTTCTGGTTCTGCACACaggtcctcctccctcccacccctgcccttccTAAACCAGGGCCCTGGTGCCAGAGGAGACCTCCCAGcagcactgtgctgtgctgtgatgTTGCCATGTGCCTCCTGATGGGGCCTCTCCCCAGCCAGTGCCTGCAGCCGGGACCTTCAGACCAGTAATCTTCTCCCCATCTCCAGGTTCCTAGGTCTCCAGGCTAGCTCATTCTGCTTCTAGAAGTGACCAGGGGAAGGCTTCCTTCTTCAACAGGGTTGGATCACACTCTCGCTTGCTCTCTTTCTATGGCCATCTTGGTTCTGCACTCCCCATACAAAACACCCGGTGAAGTCACAGAAAACGTCCCTGCCCTAGAGCAGGAGTTGCCACAGTCCCAGGCTTAGACAAGGTCTGGAACAGAAACCAGAGCTTGAGAAACAGGATTCTACGCAAGCAACCACACAAGCCCAGCTGGCGGCAGCAGCTGAAACAGATGAAGAACCAGTCAGGAAAGCAAAACAGAGCTGGAGTGAAAAGAAGGCATGGAAGGCTATGTCCAAACTAGGTCTTCACCAGGTACAGGGGTTACTAGAGTGACTATCCAGACATCTAAGAATATCCTTTTTGTCATCAAGAAACCAGATGTGTACAAGAGCCCAGCTTTGAATACTTAGATAGTTTTGAGGAAAGCCAAGATCGAGGATTTATCTCAGCAAGCACAATTAGCAGCTGCTGAGAAATTCAACGTTCAAAGTGAAGCTGTTTCCAAAATTCAGGAAAACACACAGATTCTAACTGTATAAGAGGAAAGCGAAGAGGAAGAGGTTGATGAAACAGGTGTGGAAGTTAAGGACATAGAATTGGTCGTGTCACAAGCAAATGTGTCAAGAACAAAGGCAGTCTGAACCCTGAAGAACAACAGTAATGATATGGTAAGTGCTATTATGGAATTAACAATAACCATCTGAAAAAAAGGACCTTTTTTGATGCTTCAAAAGAGTAACTTCAGCTGACTTTGAAGTTTGTACTGTTTCTAACATTAATAAAGTTAAAGATTCTtgttgaatggaaaaaaaaaagtggccagTTAGACACTGTGTTTGACCAGGAATGGAGCAGTAGAGTTAGCTGGGTATGCCCTAGACAGGAAGTTTGACGGGTCCCCTGGAGCGAAGTGGCACAGAAGGGGTCAGGCTTGTCACTCTCAGAGCATGGGGTGACAGGAACTTTTTCTTCTATGTGGCCAGCCATGAACATGAGTTGTAATCACAGGATTTTACAGGAGCTGAAGAGAATGACTAAGAAGAGACCCGGCTTGTTGCAGGCAGTAGGAAAGACCCCAGTTGCATCCATACTCCTATGTGCATCTTCCAGGAGTGTGGATACAACTGGGGTTGTACAtgtcatatacatgtatcaactTGGGTTGTACATACACAGACATCCCTGTGCAACCTCAAGCTATATGTGCCCCTTACACATTCCACACTCTGCTCACACATATGTGCACAAACCCTGGATCCTATGAGGCAGCAGGATCTCTTTGGAGAGCTGGTAGGATTAAGTGGAATTCAGCTTTGGTGCCCACTGGTCCCCCAGCTCCCCTCTCACAGGGACCTTCCCCATTCCCTCTGACTCCAGAGCTCTCAGGGGCATGTGCCCTCAGAGAGAGATGCAATTCTACCCATAGAGTCTTAGTCAAAAGAGGGCAGAGTCAGGTTCTTTCCCTTAGTGTTTAAGTGGGATAACAGCTTCTTCCAGTCCTGCCTGACTGGCCTCCTGAAAATCCAGGGATCAGAGGAGTAGATGCATCTTAGACTTGAGTTCCACCCATGGGTCAGAGATGGATGGTACGCTGAGCTCTGCTTCCCAGGGATGCCTACTGAAACCATTTCTTCACTCGTGCAGGGAAAGTTCTGTCCAGggccaggacagaggggaaaatGGGTGGCATGGGAGACACTCTGGTGAGGCCTCAGCATCCCAGCCTCAGGTGAGCAAGGAGATCTGAGTCTTGACAAGGCTTTGTAGGAGTGAGCATGAGGCCCATGGCCTGACTCCCAAGGCTGTGACCTCCTTCTCAGACCTTCTTCATCAGCAGCAGGAAGGATGTGTCTCCAGATGGTCTATCCCCAGGGCAATATAAAGACATCCTCAAGTCCCAGGGCCAGaattccccttctcttgcctctcCCCTAAAGCCCAGTTCCCTTCCTTCCACACCTGTCCAGTTCCTGGACTGAAGCCCACTAATGGCTTTAGACTTGAACCCTAGAGGTGTATATGCCCCCAGCCATCAGGCAGGGACTACTTTGGGAAGAGCACTAATTCCCCATGTGGCCCCAGCCTGAGTCCTTCTCCAAAAGTCCCTCTTTGCATCCTCATACCTCACCCTGCCTTAAAGCCTGATTCAAGCACCATCTCTTCCAGGAAGTCACCCTTTAATGTCACTCTGCCACCTTCCCCAGCCAAAACTGACATGCCCAGGGCACCAGTGATACATGCCGAGGCCACAGTGATACAGATGCTGACGATGGCAGGAGTGCACCAGAGACCCATCTCAGAAGGGGCAGAATTTACAACCATGAAACCATAGTCCATATTCCTCAACCTCAACAGTGGTTACCAGGGAGTTTTCTCTAAAAATTCATTCTTATGTGTTTTTGGTTTAAGCAGTTTTTCCTTAGGTCTGTTATATTccagacacatacatacaaagttaaacaaagaaacagatcTCAGTGAAGGGGGCAAGCCCTGAAAGCCATCTGTCTATCATGTGGAGTGGATGAGTGTCTGATCATAACCACCAGTCCCAAGGCACAGATTCCATGTGAATGCTGtgtaaattttagaaagatggaCAATTATGGGAGATCAATAAAGGATCTAGAAGCAAGTAGGTATTCAgcatgtttgttaaatgaatgggTGAGCTCAGGAACACATGTGCAGTAAGCATTTATAGACATACATGTTTACATGGCATTGCCTTTGAGGTGATTGTCTATCAGATGCCTATTCTGCTTCTAGTCTGCAAGCCTACAGAGGAACACAACTACTCTACAACCAGCTTGGAGAGGGCAGCATCCAGGAAGAGGCCAAAGATTGGGCTCTCTGGGGTCCTCATCTCAGCAGAGCTACTTCTCAGAGCCCGGGCCCAGCGGCTTCAGGTGGAGGTGGATGCCATTCTTGGAGCGTAGGACAAGTTGGGGCATCTGGATGGGTAGTCTCGAGGGATCCGGGGCAAACTCAAAACGGAGCAAGCAGAGGGCTATGACCACCTTTACCTCGTTCATAGCAAACTGCTGGCCAATGCAGTTCCTGCAATGAGCAGCACAAAATGACATCAGGCTATGAGATGCCCAGAGTGATGAAAATTAGCGCTCTAAGTGTCCAACAGAAATCAGTCACTATGGATGAATCACTGGCTGATCAATTGATTGGCCTGGGCTTCAGAAGCAGATCTTGGGGGCATAGTGAGGGTCCCAGACTAGATAGGTTCACAATGTGGGTTGTGACTTAGGGGTCTCTCTTGGAATGACTCACCCACCCCACCTGCCAAAGACACAAGTATGCTAATGGCAGGAAGAGGGTCCCTTGAACTTCCCTCACATCAGGGTCACCACACACCCAGCATGGCCGTCCTCATCCCAGAGTTCCCCCAAAGGATGTTCCATGACATCCTCCATCCTCACTTCTGGACAGGGACATTGGGCTCTCCTTACCTGGGCCCAGCAGAGAAGGGAATGAAGGCAAAGCTGTGGCGTCCGGCCACATTCTCAGGAGAAAAGCGCAAGGGGTCGAAGACCTGAGGGGACCAGGCTTGCTTGAATATCTGCCAAGTCCCAGGGCAGGCTGACCCCACAGAAGCACACACCACCCCGCCCAAACCCCGAGCCCAGGGACGGCATACCTCAGGGTCAGGCCACACTGTATTATTCCTATGGAGGGCATAGATGTGCAGAGAAATCAGGCTGCCTGTGGGCAGAGCAGAAGCCTGGTGACCAGACAGTCCTGGAACAGCCAGGCCCACCTCCTTACAGGGTCAGAATCCCCTAACTGGTGCCCCTAACTAAGCACCAGTCCCTCCCTCAGCACTGCCAGTGACAGAAAGTTCATAACCATCCTCAACACATCAAAGTGTGTTGGTCAACAGCACACCTACTTCCTATAGCTCCAGCACCAGGTATAGCACCTGACACAGACATTTgtagaacagaaaaggaaaagaggactGAACCTACCCCACCACGAGGAAGGACAGGCAAGGACTATTACCCACTTTCTACTTTCTCTTAACTGACTCTCAAGGGAAGTAGTTATTCATAATATTATGCCATCAGTAGTAACAACTACCATTCATTGGGTGCTTATTATATGTCAGATCCAGAGTCAAACACTCCTTACAAAGCCACCACACATAGTTTTTCAGCTTGTACATTGCACAGCATTATAGTCTAAGAGAATGATGCCTCCTGAAGCTGTTCAGGGCACAATCTGCTTGGTGGTACATGACAGCGCTGATGAATACTGTCTCTTTAATCCTGACAACAGCCCTGTATGGCAGGGACCCTTCTCACCCCCAGTTCATAGGAGACAGAGCAGAGGTGGAGAGGTTGGTGGAATTACCCACACATTGTGGAGCTAGGACTTTGATGCTGGCCAAGCACAAAGCCTGGTCTCCTCCCCTCTGGTACATGGGTAGAGAGAGCACCCACAAGGACTCTGGTTCCACCCCGAAATCTGCCCCATCCCACCTGCAGGCAGAGAGCGACCATCCACAAAGTCAACAGGCTTGCTGAGCTGGCGGTACACCTGGGGCACAGGCGGGTACAGGCGGAAGCTCTCCTTGATGCACATGGTCAGGTAGGTCATCTCTGCCAGATCGTCCCTGCCAGCAACACAAGCAGGGCTTTGTGGACTGGGGAGCAGCACAGTCCTGCAGGAAGGCAGGCCCAGCCAGAATCCCCACTTCACCGCCATCACACATCAGGGAGTCAGAGGGACACAAGTGTTCCAAGTGTCCAGGCCAGACGTGGAGTGGATGCTCAGGTGCAGGGGCCTGGCTCCACttttctccatccctccctcatcTTCCCTGCTAGGAAGGGAAAGCACAGGATCctaggggtgtgtgtgcacctgGCCATCAAAGGCAAGGTCACTCTTTCAGTGTCCCACAGAAACCCCACAAGGGACAGTTCTTTAGGTTCTGCTTCATTCCCCATGGAGCTGGAATGGAAAGGGTTAGGGCTGACATACATTGGCCGAATGAAGTAATAAATGCCAAACAATAACGAGCTTGGAGGGGGTGAGTAactacatatagatagatagatagatagacagatggatagataTTTCTATCTTGCCACTAGGAAGTTCAGACCTCAAATGTGCTCCAGCTATAACGACTGTGCAAAAGCTTACTACAGAGCCCCAGATTCTAGGGTTTATTCCCCCAGtcctcatttttcatttgtgttctACATTTAATTAAATGTGCCCTTTAAGTTGCTTCAAGATTGAgatggaataaaatgaaaattaaataaatgtttcaacTTCCTCCCTTCAGGCTGTGTTCACACTGTTCCCCAACACAGAGCACCCCGAGCACCCAACTCTCGCCCTTGGCCTTTCTGAGCTTCACACATCTCTTTAGAAAGCCAACTTGGGCCCACCCCTTTTGACTCCTCTGTTCTGAACATGGGGCCGCTCAATCTTACCCCACTCTGTGGTTTTCTCTAGCTTTTTGGTTCTGCAAGTTTGTCCTTCTAAAAACTCACCCAGGGCAGTATTGGCCACTCACCCTCATCCCCCACACTCCTAACAGCATCTGGCACCTGGCTGGACACCCTAGGACGCTTCCAACCTCTGACCAGTAAAACCACATCCTTCAAATCCCAGATACTGGAACTCTAAGTCAGTCTCCCTCAGTGAGTCTAAAGTTTCTCCCCTCGACTGAGCATTTTCTGTGGCCCCTGTTGTGTCCTATCCCTGGGCTGCAGGTAACACAGGACTCGAAAGCCCAaggggaagaggcagagagaggtgggGCAGAGGGCACAGGCAGGAGGGGAGCCAGTCAAAATTGCCAAAGATCATTCTCCAGAGAGAGGTCAGCATCAACCAGCGTCATGATAGTGAGCTCAAGCTTGAACGAAAAAACAAAATAGTTATAAGTTTCTAAGTGATGAAGTTTGGGCAACAGCCTTTTCTCCTTCATCAGAGGAGTCTAGAGGCTGCACATGGCCACCCAAAAGCAGGTGAGAGGGAATCAGCTCTTCCTGCTACCCCAGCTCCGTTCATCCTCAGTTTTCAAATCCTTTCCAGTGCTCCCTGATCTATCTGGGAACCCAGGAGCGTCGTCAGGTTCTGCCACCAGAGGGAGCCAACCTAAAAGTCAGCCTCTTGACCACCTTTACAAGACACATCTGAAAATGGTCTGCGGTGAGAGAAAGGGCTCGGGGCTGTGTCCATGCATAGCTTCCCCTCAAAAGCCACAATCTGGAGGGGAAGATGACAAGGGCTAACTGCCCTCGCCTGGTTTCCAGGATGGCCCTGTAGGCGCAGCTCTTCCCTCGGACAGACTGGGCTCACCCACAGCCTCACTCACCACTTCAAGGAATCCCGGTCTCCAAGAATCTCTTGAATCTCTTCCCGACAACGACGCTGGTGCTCGGGATACAGGGACAGGCAGTAGAGAACCCATGAGATGGCACTGGTGGTGGTGTCATGGCCTGCGAACATGAATGTGTTCACCTCGGCCCGGAGGTCTTCGTCTGACAGCTTGATGCCTTCTtcatcctgggtcaggaaagcaCAATGGGACAGCCCAAGGCATGTGAGGTAGTTCCAACAAGGCCTCACAAGAGTAGCTGTCAAATGAAGgtctgggagagggagggaaattCCTTTTCAGACTAGGGGTTTGGACCATCCTCTTGATTCCTATCTGTTCTCCCAAGGCCAGCTTGGATGACTCCtactccaggaagccttctttgATCCCTCTGGCCAAATGACTTGTGACCTTACTCAGTCCTATCAATTTGGCTCACCTGACACACACAATGccttctggaggaggaagaggtctTTGTCAACATCTACCTCCTGTCCCTGCCACCTGTGAGAGTCAGGAGGCCAGGGCTAGGGCTTTCTCAGTGTCTGCATCCCTAGCATGAGAACTAATGCAGAATAGGGGTCAGTGAGCTTGTGGAATGAAAGGACCaactgaatgagtgaataaataaatgttgctgcaggtgctcagtcacttcagtcatgtccgactctgtgcgaccctatggactctagccccacccaggctcctctgtccatgagattctccaagcaagggtactgaagtgggttgccatgaccacctcgaatgaatgaatgagtaatgTATAAAGTCCAAGGTTCTAGGTTGCTAAGATTCTTCAGAGTCTTCGAAGGCTGGAATTGGTCTTCTGTTTCATGTAGACCCAGTCTCCCTGCCACTACATCTCTCCCCAGCACCACACCAGTCACCTTCCCACCTCTGAGCCTTTGCTGATATATACCATgggacaagggcttcccaggtagctcaactggtaaagaacctgcctgcaatgcaggagactccagttcgattcctgggtcaggaatatcccctggagaaaggataggctacccactccagtattcttgggcttccccggtggctcagacagtaaagaatccacctgcaatgctggagatctgggtccaagtcctgggttgggaagatcccctggaggagggcatggcaacccactctagtattgttgcctggagaatcccccatggacagaggagcctggcaggctacagtccacggggttgcaaagagttggacacggctgagtgacagAGCACAGCCCAGCACCACAGGACAAGAAACAGGTCATATTTGCTGGGGAAAGagggaaaagatgcttaacagcCCCTGCTGCTGTCTAGGGAGCCCTGTCCCAGGAGGACAGCCTGAAGACCCATGTCAGGGACACTTTATTAGGCAAGTGTGGGTGACTGCACACTCACCCGGGCCCCCAAGAGAATGTCCAGGAAGTCTAGGTGCCTCTTGCTCTGTATCTTCTCCCGCTCTTTCTCGTTCTGGAGAGCTGCTTTCCGTTCTCTGATGACCTGGTCTGGGCCGGGAGCACAGGGTGTCACTGCCTGGGGACCCACCCTCTGCCCAATAGGGGAACAGAGGTCTTGCAATGGGAGGGGTCCCCCAGGGGCCAGGAGGAGCTAGACCAGAACCTAGGCCTCCTGTGGGCGGGCGGTGCAGGAAAGGCCCACCTGTGTGGTCATGGGCCACCTGGCAGGCCCGCAGGAAGCGGCGGCCATGTGGGGTGAGAAAGTAGATGAAGTCATTGTGGTACTGGAAGGAATCGATGCGCTGCTGCATCAGCAGTGTGAGTTCACTGACCGCCAGGTAGTAGTTACTGTCCCTGCacagtggagggagggagagatgctGAAACCCTGACCCGCAGCAGAGCCCCCGAGCAAGTGGAATCCAGTTCCAAGCACTGCACTCTCTGCCcgtcctctccccacctcccatgAAGCCCCATCAAGCCTCCCATGAAAGCCATGGGAAAGGCCCAGCTCCACCTGAGCTGGGGCTCCCTAGagcaggaccccccccccccctcagaCCAGGGCCCAGGAGTCCTGTCACCTCATACGCCCTCTGAGTCGACCCAGGTAGAGACCATGGTcagcccccagggccccctgACCTGTTGTTCAGGCCGCTGGTTCCTTTGCCAAAGGTGCATTTCATAAGCGAGTCTAGCGCCATGTGGCCCACATCACAGAAGATATCAAAGCTCTTTTGCTCACGAGCCTTTTTCTCCCATTTGTCCTAGAGCCCAGAGATGGAGGGTGATGTGGGGAGGGAGACCGCCAGGCTGCGGGACCCACCACTGTCCTCCCCACACAGACTCCGTGTCCCTGGCTTGGCCTCCATCCTACTCTTAagagtggggagtgggggtggttcAGGCTCAGAGGGCAGAACCCACAGGCAGCCTCACCCAGCGCACACAGCCAGGGCAGCTGTGTATGAGGGAAGAGGAGGGCCAAGAGGTGGTAAGCTCCCCAGCACAGTCTGTGTGCGTCAGGCCTGCAGTAATGCTGGGGGGTCGGGAGGGGGTAGTCTCTTGCAAGCAGAAAGGCTAGCCCAGGGTATCTCGCGGATTATCCAGCTGTGAGGCTCTGAGCCTAactcctgacccctgacccccagCATCCATTTCAGAGTTACTCTTGACATTATTTCAGGCAGTTGTGCTAGGCCGAGGATGAGGAGACACATTTTAGATATGAAAGGTCTTCCTAATATTCTCAAATATAGGCAGCCCTCCAGTCTGCTACAGTAGGAGCTTTCTTGGGGTCTCACAGAGGCCATTTGATGTGGGAAGAGGGAGTGCTGGTCTCCTGGTGGAGACAAAAGCCGGGGCTGTCAGGCGGCTTGGGGCGTCAGCACGTTGTCTGCACACAGCCGGCAGTAGATATCAGGCAGAGCAAGGCTCACACTGCTGCTGCAGGCAGAACAGGGCCTCGGGCCTCAGCAATTCCCCTCACTGCCCTCTCCCAGGAGaaactgggggcggggggctggccCTGCAGCACAGGCTCCAGGATCCTGGCACAGGGAGCTCACCAGCATGACACGTGCGGACTCGGCGAACACGGCCACGTAGGGCTTCAGCACATCATAGTGGAAGCCAGGTGTGAGCAGCTTGCGATGCTGGAACCACTTAGGCCCTTGGAGAACCAGCAAGCCTTTCCCTGGGGAAGGCATGGGAGAGGGACGGCTAGTCAGTTCACACAATCCTGCCCCACCCCTGGCAACCTGGGATCAAGCACATGCCACCCTGCCTAACCCTACTCCCATCCTCCTGATCAGCCTGGCatccaaacccaggtctgcctttCAGTCACCCAGCCTCACAGTCTCTGGTGACATCAGCCTGGGTCCTGTCTTTCCACACTCCTTTCCACAGGCCCTTGCCCCAGCCAGCACCACCAGTAAAATCTCCTCCGATCACCTGtagtgccacctcctccaggaagctgttCCTCACACTAAAACATTGCC is part of the Odocoileus virginianus isolate 20LAN1187 ecotype Illinois chromosome 5, Ovbor_1.2, whole genome shotgun sequence genome and encodes:
- the CYP4B1 gene encoding cytochrome P450 4B1, which gives rise to MVLLSLSLSHLSLWAFGLVLVLGFLKLTRLLLRRQMLARAMDRFSGPPTHWLFGHALEIQQTGSLDKVVSWTHQFPYAHQLWLGQFLGFLNIYDPDYAKAVYSRGDPKAPDLYDFFLQWIGKGLLVLQGPKWFQHRKLLTPGFHYDVLKPYVAVFAESARVMLDKWEKKAREQKSFDIFCDVGHMALDSLMKCTFGKGTSGLNNRDSNYYLAVSELTLLMQQRIDSFQYHNDFIYFLTPHGRRFLRACQVAHDHTDQVIRERKAALQNEKEREKIQSKRHLDFLDILLGARDEEGIKLSDEDLRAEVNTFMFAGHDTTTSAISWVLYCLSLYPEHQRRCREEIQEILGDRDSLKWDDLAEMTYLTMCIKESFRLYPPVPQVYRQLSKPVDFVDGRSLPAGSLISLHIYALHRNNTVWPDPEVFDPLRFSPENVAGRHSFAFIPFSAGPRNCIGQQFAMNEVKVVIALCLLRFEFAPDPSRLPIQMPQLVLRSKNGIHLHLKPLGPGSEK